From the Roseateles sp. XES5 genome, one window contains:
- the hdaA gene encoding DnaA regulatory inactivator HdaA — MTSRKTAEQLPLAFGHDPATGRDDLLIAEPVDAAVAMIDAWPHWPSPVVVIAGPVGSGKSHLAAIWREKVGADLIEAKAENGAEEAAERGPVLIEDADRAGFDDRTLFHIINNVRQHGHTLLITSRLWPMSWPVELPDLRSRLKAATVVEIGEPDDELLSQVIVKLFADRQLFVDDKLVAYIVARMERSLEAAQTLVERLDRLALARGSRITRALAQEVLGEMVGGGDFAD, encoded by the coding sequence ATGACTTCGCGCAAGACCGCCGAACAGTTGCCGCTGGCCTTCGGGCACGACCCCGCGACGGGGCGCGACGATCTTCTGATCGCCGAACCCGTCGACGCGGCCGTGGCGATGATCGACGCCTGGCCGCACTGGCCGTCGCCCGTGGTCGTCATCGCCGGCCCCGTCGGCTCGGGCAAGTCGCACCTCGCCGCCATCTGGCGCGAGAAGGTCGGCGCTGATCTTATCGAGGCGAAGGCGGAGAACGGCGCGGAAGAGGCGGCCGAGCGCGGCCCCGTGCTCATCGAGGATGCCGACCGCGCCGGCTTCGACGACCGCACGCTGTTCCACATCATCAACAATGTGCGCCAGCACGGCCACACGCTGCTCATCACCTCGAGACTCTGGCCGATGTCCTGGCCGGTCGAGCTGCCGGACCTGCGCTCACGCCTCAAGGCCGCAACCGTGGTGGAGATCGGCGAGCCCGACGACGAACTGCTCTCGCAGGTCATCGTCAAGCTCTTCGCCGACCGCCAGCTCTTCGTCGACGACAAGCTCGTCGCCTATATCGTCGCGCGCATGGAGCGTTCGCTGGAGGCCGCGCAGACGCTGGTGGAACGGCTCGACCGGCTGGCGCTCGCCCGCGGCAGCCGCATCACCCGCGCGCTGGCGCAGGAAGTGCTGGGCGAAATGGTCGGTGGCGGGGATTTCGCCGACTAG
- a CDS encoding AI-2E family transporter → MAAHISGAGLKRQVIFWVIALVSFVLFLLVFSDILLPFIAGMALAYFLDPVADRLERVGLSRMMATVVILVTFVVLFALSLMIVIPLLATQAADFLEKLPGYVTQLQELVANFNPNLLPGWISSQMGTIKQSFSSILAEGAGFLGTVFKQLWNSGMALVNIVSLLVVTPVVAFYLLLDWDRMIAKVDSWVPRDHVANVRQIASEIDAAIAGFVRGQGSICIILGLFYGIALSFAGLNFGLLIGLFAGIIGFIPYVGSLVGLVLSIGVAIVQFWPEYWMIALIAAIFFAGQFVEGNILQPKLVGKRVGLHPVWLMFALVAFGALFGFVGLMIAVPAAAAVGVLVRFGLSRYLDSDLYYGRSKPVLLEENAPDGE, encoded by the coding sequence ATGGCAGCGCATATCAGCGGCGCGGGGTTGAAGCGACAGGTGATCTTCTGGGTCATCGCGCTCGTCTCCTTCGTGCTCTTCCTGCTCGTCTTCTCCGATATCCTGCTGCCGTTCATCGCCGGCATGGCGCTCGCCTATTTCCTCGATCCGGTCGCCGACCGGCTGGAGCGCGTCGGCCTGTCGCGCATGATGGCGACGGTGGTGATCCTCGTCACCTTCGTCGTGCTCTTCGCGCTGTCGCTGATGATCGTCATCCCGCTGCTGGCGACCCAGGCGGCCGATTTCCTCGAAAAGCTGCCGGGCTACGTCACCCAGCTTCAGGAACTGGTCGCCAATTTCAATCCCAATCTCCTGCCCGGCTGGATCAGCAGCCAGATGGGCACGATCAAGCAGAGCTTCTCCTCCATCCTCGCCGAAGGCGCGGGTTTCCTCGGCACGGTGTTCAAGCAGCTCTGGAACTCCGGCATGGCGCTGGTGAACATCGTCTCGCTGCTGGTCGTCACCCCTGTCGTCGCCTTCTACCTCCTGCTCGACTGGGACCGCATGATCGCCAAGGTGGATAGCTGGGTGCCCCGCGACCACGTGGCGAATGTGCGCCAGATCGCCTCCGAGATCGACGCCGCCATTGCCGGCTTTGTGCGCGGGCAGGGCTCCATCTGCATCATTCTCGGCCTGTTCTACGGCATCGCGCTTTCGTTCGCGGGGCTCAATTTCGGCCTGCTGATCGGCCTCTTCGCCGGCATCATCGGCTTCATTCCCTATGTCGGCTCGCTGGTCGGCCTCGTCCTGTCGATCGGCGTCGCCATCGTGCAGTTCTGGCCGGAATACTGGATGATCGCGCTCATCGCCGCGATCTTCTTCGCCGGCCAGTTCGTCGAGGGCAACATCCTGCAGCCGAAGCTGGTCGGCAAGCGCGTCGGCCTGCACCCCGTCTGGCTGATGTTCGCGCTCGTCGCCTTCGGCGCGCTGTTCGGCTTCGTCGGCCTGATGATCGCGGTGCCGGCCGCCGCCGCGGTGGGCGTGCTTGTCCGCTTCGGCCTCAGCCGTTACCTTGACAGCGACCTCTACTATGGCCGCAGCAAGCCCGTTCTCCTGGAAGAGAACGCGCCGGACGGCGAGTGA
- the purM gene encoding phosphoribosylformylglycinamidine cyclo-ligase, giving the protein MSQSEKNGLTYSDAGVDIDAGNLMVEKIKPAVRSTRRPGADGEIGGFGGLFDLKAAGFKDPVLVAANDGVGTKLKIAIDANRHDTVGIDLVAMCVNDLVVQGAEPLFFLDYFATGKLDPDQGAAIVEGIAEGCRQAGCALIGGETAEMPGMYSHGDYDLAGFAVGAAERGQLLPAGDIAEGDVILGLASSGVHSNGYSLVRKIVTLSGLAWDAPAPFDAAKSLGEALLTPTKIYVKPLLKAIRETGAIKALAHITGGGFPENIPRVLPKHLAAEIDLDAVKAPAVFSWLAKTGGVEAREMLRTFNCGVGMIVVVPADKADTVAAALSAEGETAFRLGRMVAREEGAAGTIYKGTLAL; this is encoded by the coding sequence ATGAGCCAGTCGGAAAAGAACGGTCTGACCTATAGCGATGCGGGCGTCGACATCGACGCGGGCAACCTGATGGTCGAGAAGATCAAGCCGGCGGTGCGCTCCACCCGCCGCCCGGGCGCCGATGGAGAGATCGGCGGCTTCGGCGGTCTCTTCGACCTCAAGGCCGCGGGCTTCAAGGATCCGGTGCTCGTAGCGGCCAATGACGGCGTCGGCACCAAGCTGAAGATTGCCATCGACGCGAACCGCCACGACACGGTCGGCATCGACCTCGTCGCCATGTGCGTCAACGATCTCGTGGTGCAGGGCGCCGAGCCGCTCTTCTTCCTCGACTATTTCGCCACCGGCAAGCTCGATCCCGACCAGGGCGCGGCCATCGTCGAAGGCATCGCCGAGGGCTGCCGCCAGGCCGGCTGCGCGCTGATCGGCGGCGAGACGGCCGAAATGCCCGGCATGTATTCCCATGGCGACTATGACCTTGCAGGCTTTGCCGTGGGCGCGGCCGAACGCGGCCAGCTGCTGCCGGCCGGCGACATCGCCGAAGGCGACGTCATCCTCGGCCTCGCCTCCTCCGGCGTTCACTCCAACGGCTATTCGCTGGTGCGCAAGATCGTCACGCTCTCGGGCCTTGCCTGGGATGCGCCGGCGCCGTTCGACGCCGCGAAGAGCCTCGGCGAGGCGCTGCTGACGCCGACGAAGATCTATGTGAAGCCGCTCCTCAAGGCGATCCGCGAGACGGGCGCCATCAAGGCGCTGGCCCATATCACCGGCGGCGGCTTCCCGGAAAACATTCCGCGCGTGCTGCCGAAGCACCTTGCCGCCGAAATCGACCTCGATGCCGTCAAGGCCCCGGCCGTCTTCTCCTGGCTGGCCAAGACCGGCGGCGTGGAAGCCAGGGAAATGCTGCGCACCTTCAACTGCGGCGTCGGCATGATCGTCGTCGTTCCCGCCGACAAGGCCGATACGGTTGCCGCCGCGCTTTCCGCCGAAGGCGAGACCGCCTTCCGCCTCGGCCGCATGGTCGCCCGTGAAGAGGGCGCGGCCGGCACGATCTACAAGGGCACGCTCGCCCTATGA
- the purN gene encoding phosphoribosylglycinamide formyltransferase translates to MTSSRKRVVAFVSGGGSNMLALAKAAAAPDFPAEIVAVISDKAEAGGLAKAEALGIPTRTFLRKDYASKDAHEAAILDALDALSPDLICLAGYMRLLSGAFIGRHEGRILNIHPSLLPLFPGLHTHQRAIDAGMRLAGCTVHFVTEGMDEGPVIVQAAVPVLPGDTADALAARVLTVEHRSYPLALRLVAEGKVRMEGGKAVISGDLPVLEGAHLISPAA, encoded by the coding sequence ATGACGTCCTCCCGCAAGCGTGTCGTCGCCTTCGTTTCCGGCGGCGGCTCCAACATGCTGGCTCTGGCGAAGGCCGCCGCGGCGCCGGATTTTCCGGCCGAGATCGTCGCTGTCATCTCCGACAAGGCGGAGGCCGGGGGGCTGGCGAAAGCCGAGGCGCTCGGCATCCCGACCCGCACGTTCCTGCGCAAGGACTATGCCAGCAAGGACGCGCATGAGGCGGCGATCCTCGACGCGCTCGATGCGCTCTCGCCCGATCTCATCTGCCTTGCGGGCTATATGCGCCTGCTCTCCGGCGCCTTCATCGGCCGCCACGAGGGCCGTATCCTCAACATCCACCCGTCCCTGCTGCCGCTCTTCCCCGGCCTGCACACGCATCAGCGCGCCATCGACGCGGGCATGCGGCTTGCCGGCTGCACGGTGCATTTCGTGACGGAAGGCATGGACGAGGGGCCGGTCATCGTGCAGGCGGCCGTGCCGGTCCTGCCCGGCGACACCGCCGACGCGCTGGCCGCCCGCGTGCTCACCGTCGAGCACCGGAGCTATCCGCTGGCGCTCCGGCTCGTCGCCGAGGGCAAGGTGCGCATGGAGGGCGGCAAGGCCGTTATTTCCGGCGACCTGCCGGTGCTGGAAGGCGCGCATCTCATTTCGCCGGCGGCGTAA
- a CDS encoding L,D-transpeptidase: MTDTALSRRRFLQFSGLAMASGLAGCTSSMDTDRFRYETRPYFRNTALEGRPEQIDNRQPIGLYGQTPPSGLLPESSEYAAMYGPVSDGGFQVPAVPYQQIDARFYRQEVESPFAEKPGTIIVDTGNRFLYLILPNGRAMRYGVGIGRQGFAWSGRGVIQWKQTWPKWTPPDEMVQRQPELVKYSSANGGMPGGLNNPLGARALYIFQNGQDTLYRLHGSPEWKSIGKAVSSGCVRMLNQDVMDLYDRVKGKAPILVI, from the coding sequence ATGACCGATACCGCGCTTTCCCGCCGCCGTTTCCTCCAGTTCTCCGGCCTCGCCATGGCAAGCGGCCTTGCCGGCTGCACGTCGTCGATGGACACGGACCGTTTCCGCTACGAGACGCGGCCCTATTTCCGCAACACCGCGCTGGAAGGGCGGCCGGAGCAGATCGACAACCGGCAGCCGATCGGCCTCTACGGCCAGACGCCGCCCTCGGGCCTTTTGCCGGAATCCTCGGAATATGCCGCCATGTACGGCCCGGTCAGCGACGGCGGCTTCCAGGTGCCGGCGGTGCCCTACCAGCAGATCGACGCGCGCTTCTACCGGCAGGAGGTCGAGAGCCCCTTTGCCGAAAAGCCGGGCACGATCATCGTCGATACGGGCAACCGTTTCCTCTATCTCATTCTGCCGAACGGCCGCGCCATGCGCTATGGCGTCGGCATCGGCCGGCAGGGCTTCGCCTGGTCGGGCCGCGGCGTCATCCAGTGGAAGCAGACCTGGCCGAAATGGACGCCGCCGGACGAAATGGTCCAGCGCCAGCCGGAACTGGTGAAATATTCCTCCGCCAATGGCGGCATGCCCGGCGGCCTCAACAACCCGCTCGGCGCCCGCGCGCTCTATATCTTCCAGAACGGTCAGGACACGCTCTACCGTCTGCACGGCTCGCCGGAATGGAAATCCATCGGCAAGGCCGTCTCCTCGGGCTGCGTGCGCATGCTGAACCAGGATGTGATGGATCTCTACGACCGCGTGAAGGGCAAGGCGCCGATCCTGGTCATCTGA